The genomic region CTGAGCTTGACGCCTTACTTCTACAATATATTAACCCCTAACCAGTGAAAATTTGTTTATGAGAGTTCGATCATCTTTGATTTACTACTGCATTAGTATCGTTATTCTTTGTCTGCCTAAGCTATCAACAGCGAACTCTTTAGAGTCTGAAGTTCAATCTGATACCCGCTGCACCGTCTGCGGTATGTTTGTAGCAAAATACCCTGCCTGGATCAGCAAAATAGCTCATAAGAACGGGGATCATGAATATTTTGATGGTGTAAAGGACATGCTGGTTTACTACTTTGATCCCCTGAAATTTGGTTCAACAAAGGAAAACCCTGTCACTAAGATGATCGTTAAGGATTATTATTCTCTGGAGGCTATTGATGCTAAAACTGCCTTCTATGTGCTTGGCAGTGATGTTTACGGGCCGATGGGACATGAGTTTATCCCTTTTTCTTCGCTCGAAGCGGCTGAAGCTTTCAAAAAAGATCATCATGGTCAAGAGATAGTTACTTTTGGGGAGATTACCTCAAAACGTGTTGAATCAATGCGCTCTGGCCATACTATGAAGTAACGAATGCGACCCTCAACTCTTTTTTTTTCGATATGTATCTTATTTTTAGCGACTAACGTAGCATCAGTTCTGATTGCCCATCAATTATATACTTCTCAGCAAAAAGACGTGCAGCTTTCACTGGTTGTGTCGACATTTCATCTTACCGACCCGTGTATCTCAACTGAAGCTCGCTACACACGACATCCATCTGTCTCAGATACAGTTGTACCTGTTATGGATCACCCTGGTGCCATTGAACATTTTCCTACCGGTTCCTTTTGGGCACCCCCGCATAAATGGCCTAATCTCTAAGAGATGAATGGGATAGAATAAATGATAGAAAAACATCTCAATATAATCGACTATTCTTTGTCTTCAGTGTGGCGGAAAAAAGTCAAAACGCTCGGCGTAATGGCTGTTTTTTCTGTAGTGATTTTTCTGATTGCCTCGTTCCATATGACTACCAAAGCATTAACGGATATGGCGGTTACAAGGCTGGAATTTGCGCCCGAAATTACTATTCAAAAAATGACAGGTGGTCGGCAGGAGTCGATTCCTCTGAGTTATGCCCAAAAATTAAAGAAAATCTTTGGAATACGTAAGATTATTCCACGTGTATGGGGCTATCATTTTGACGAGTCGAACGGCGCTAATTACACCATTTTAGGTGTACCTTTTGATGATAGTCCTAGCTATTCACAACTTCCAATAACCCTTCAGGAAGGGGTTTTACCACGGATGGGAGAGGTTTTATTGGGGCAGGGTGTGGTTGAGGCAATGCAGCTTGGAAATAGGCGGATCTTTTCACTCTTCAAACCTGATCTCAGTTTACAGGCTTTTCCTGTTTCAGGTGTGTTCAGTCCTGATACTGACCTCTTCACCTTCGATACAATCGCGATGCATATTGAGGATAGCCGGGCACTTTTTGAAATTTCACCAGAGTTAGCAAGTGATCTTTGTGTTTACGTTGCCAACACGAATGAAGTCGAAACAATTGCCAAAAAGATAGCAGAGGCCTTGCCCGATACCCGTGTGGTTACCCGACAACAGATTAAAAAAACATATCAAGCTGTATTCGGCTGGCGAAGCGGATTTGCTTCTGTCTGTATACTTTCAGCATTAGCGGCCTTTATTATATTAGCCTGGGATAAGGCCTCAGGGCTTTCCCCTGAAGAGAAAAAAGAGATTGCCATTTTAAAGGTTATTGGCTGGCAAACGGCGGATATTTTAACGCTGCGCTTTTGGGAGGCAGTAACAGTCTCGTCAATGTCGTTCCTGATTGGTTTTACCTGTGCCTATATTCATGTCAGCTTCTTTGCGGCAGTACTGTTTCGGCCTGTACTTGTCGGTTGGTCCGTCATCTCACCGACACTACACCTGGTTCCGGAACTGGCAATGCCGGAAATTTTGTTAATCTTTTCCTTTACGGTCATACCATATATGGCAGCAACAGTTATTCCCTCATGGCGCTGCGCTGTTATCCCACCCGATGCTGCTATTAATTAGATCCTTTACGTCAATAGGCCTACTATATGTCACTAAACATATAACTACTTGCAAAGTTGCTTCAGCAAACACCACTCCAAAGGATCTATACCCGAAGGGTATTTGGAGCTTTTTTACGTCAATAGGCCTACTATATGTCACTAAACATATAACTACTTGCAAAGTTGCTTCAGCAAACACCACCCCAAAGGATCTATACCCGAAGCACCGAAAATAAGCGAAAATAAGAAGCGAAAATAAGAGCGAAAATAAGGGACAGACCCCGGTTTTTAATTGGGGTCTGTCCCCTAAATCCTGCCTAAACCCCTGGTCCCCTAAATCCCTGCCCTAAATCCCGTCCCTAAATCCTCCCTTCTTGCTGTCCCTCTCAAACGCCTGGTTCGGCGTTACCGACGGATGATTTTAAACTCGATAAATAAATTCTAGAGCGGTGGGGCGGCTATGCATAAGCCAGTTTGCCCCGAGGCTCTGGTATATGCCGGCCAAGCTCTTGCGCTGTTTCAATCCATTCCTGGATAACTACCTCGGCATTTGCCACAGCTATTTGATATGTACGCCCATCAGCCATACAACCAGGCAGTTCAGGCACTTCCACCACAAAAGCTTCGTCCTGATCGCTCCAATAAATGATCATCTCATATCTAGCGTCCATATTATTCTCCAGTATTCATACTATAACGGATGATAATGTCTCTGACTTGTTTTACCTGATACGCTTTCGCTTTTCCACCTTTCGGTTGGATATTGAGGATTTCTTCCACCCCATCCTTCGTGAAAATATGATGATCGCCTCTGATCCTATCGGAGAATCCAAGACTATTCAATAGGCTACATAGCGTTGTAAAAGAGACATTGGAATCCCCCTTTCGCATCAAGATATGTTCAAGAAGCTTTTTGAGTTTTGCCATTCAGCCCTCCCAGATAAACTCCATGCGAAATAACATGTTGTATGGCAATTCCACCGGTTGATATGGAAAAGGCAGGGAATGGTGCCCCTGCCTTTTGGTTTACTATTTCTTTTATCTTCTGATTCTGGAGCCTACAAGCCCAGCCAAGCCTGTACAAAAGATGAGCATGGTAGCAGGCTTAGGGACAGTGGAGGCCCCTGTATACAAAGAGTTTATTTCTGCTGAGGATAATGCACGGTCATATAGATATACGTCATCTATCGACCCTGAAAAATAATTATAAATAGCTCCATTTGCTCCCATGCCAGCTCCAATTACCAATGGGTTACTTGTATTCTGAACGGTTGAACCGGCAGGAGCATTACCCGTTCCATAATACTGACCATTTACGTATAAATCTGTGTAATAATTTTCGTTAAAGGTCATGGTTACGTTGATCCACTGATCAAACCCATTAATGTAATAAAATGGTGCAGTAGAGCCGTTTCCATTTATTCGGGTCCAACCTCTCAGTTGGTTCTCATCTGTAAGTTGATCGGCATACATCGCATAACCTTCCTGCGAAAGAGAGTCAGATCGGTATTTGCCAACAATTCCATTATTAGGGTCACCCTTGTCAGAGGTTAATTGAAACCAAGCACTGACAGTGCCGACATTAGTTAATTCCAGGAGATCGTTATCCTGCACGCGAATATAATCATTGCCATCAAAGTTATATGCACTATTGGAATTGCCGTCTCTGGGGTCTTGAAAAATCATTTACTCATATTTCAAGACCCCAGAGATCTCCTGCTCATGGCTGATTTTTTTCCGCTGGTTACATTATGACATTTTTTAGCAGGCTAAAATGATTATCGAGTGAATATATTTCGCACTGATTTTGTTTAGCATTTTGAGCTATTATCAAGTCAGGAATACCAACACCATTAATGCCGTTTTTTAAACATTTATACTGAAATTCTGAAATTTGCTCCCAGTTTATATTCAAATTCAACTTACTGATATGGTTTAGTAATTCAATGATTCTACGTTGATTCCTAATTCTTAAAAATGGGACCAATTCAGAGAGAATCAGGTCGTTTACAAGAACTAGATTTTCATCTATTAAAGAGTCTAATTTATCGAAATCATTACCATTCCTGAAGTATTCAATCCATACTGATGTGTCGACTAAAACCGACATTAGCGGCACCGTAGAGTGTTGAGGTCAATGTCGAGATCGACTTTCCCTTTAAATTTTTTCAATTCTGTTATTTTTGTTTTTCGAATTAATTCCTCAAGCGCGGTAACAATGACTTTCGTTTTTGTTTGAATATGGGTCGTTTTCATAGCCTCATTCAATAAATCTTCTGGTAAATCAAGTGTAGTTCTCATAAGTCACCTCCATATGCATGATTCTAATGTTTTATGCATACAAAGTCAATTGGGGGCCGAGGAGAAAAAGGGATGAGAAAAAGGGATGACTCTAATTAATTTACACAGCTTGGTAGCAAAAGAAACGTGGTCTGTCCCCGAATGTTCTCTATTTAGCTCATCTTCTACAGTTTCAAAAAAATTGTTCTATGATTTCAATATAATACAAGAATATT from Desulfobulbaceae bacterium harbors:
- a CDS encoding type II toxin-antitoxin system HicB family antitoxin, with protein sequence MDARYEMIIYWSDQDEAFVVEVPELPGCMADGRTYQIAVANAEVVIQEWIETAQELGRHIPEPRGKLAYA
- a CDS encoding type II toxin-antitoxin system HicA family toxin; this translates as MAKLKKLLEHILMRKGDSNVSFTTLCSLLNSLGFSDRIRGDHHIFTKDGVEEILNIQPKGGKAKAYQVKQVRDIIIRYSMNTGE
- a CDS encoding nitrous oxide reductase accessory protein NosL — encoded protein: MRVRSSLIYYCISIVILCLPKLSTANSLESEVQSDTRCTVCGMFVAKYPAWISKIAHKNGDHEYFDGVKDMLVYYFDPLKFGSTKENPVTKMIVKDYYSLEAIDAKTAFYVLGSDVYGPMGHEFIPFSSLEAAEAFKKDHHGQEIVTFGEITSKRVESMRSGHTMK
- a CDS encoding PIN domain-containing protein yields the protein MSVLVDTSVWIEYFRNGNDFDKLDSLIDENLVLVNDLILSELVPFLRIRNQRRIIELLNHISKLNLNINWEQISEFQYKCLKNGINGVGIPDLIIAQNAKQNQCEIYSLDNHFSLLKNVIM
- a CDS encoding type II toxin-antitoxin system VapB family antitoxin, which produces MRTTLDLPEDLLNEAMKTTHIQTKTKVIVTALEELIRKTKITELKKFKGKVDLDIDLNTLRCR